Genomic window (Theileria annulata chromosome 4, complete sequence, *** SEQUENCING IN PROGRESS ***):
GTAATAAGGCATTTTACATATGCAATATTTCGATTCTGATTTTTCACTCTTCATAAAAGAATTAAAGGAAAGAACTATAGATAGAAATATAAATGGAAACAACCAGAGAATGACATAAACAATTCTAAGCCTATTAAGATTGAGATGAGAAGATTGTTCTTGAGAACCACTATTATTACTAGAATCACAATCACGTTTAGCAATTTCAAATGCCACTGAAAAGATTGTTGCAGCAAAAAGAAGTGAAATGATAGTATACAGTGCGAGTTTTGGTGAAATCTTATAGATACAATCAAAAACAAACTGGGAAATAAACCCAACCACAAAAACAACAGAATATGATATGCCCATTAGTGTTGATTCAAACTCCTTATGGGTTTTGCTTATGTAATGCATGATCTGATGCTCTGCAGAGTGTGCAATACAGAACAAAACCATTGAAATAAGACCATGTGTTTCGGTTCTATAGaaaaaacataaaaatgCCAATATGTAAAGAATGTACAGGAAAGCTGATGTTAAATGTACACTTAAGAACTGATCAAGGGCGGATATGAATGGTATTGGAAGAAATACAAACAACAAGATTAATGGGAATATCCTCTGAAGGTTAGGGTTGTTAAGGAAGTATGCAGAGAAAGTCTTCCTGTAAAACATGGCAGATGTTACTGGAATTGAAAATACAATCAGATTTACCCACAACTGCCAGCATATTAACTTTTGAGATAAAGAActaaaatcaaaatcaaaaaatttAGCAAGGCAGTTAGTACTAGATTTGTTCTTTTCTGAAATGATTTTTATGGGCATAAATGACAATGCCAATGTAAATGATGGTACTATTCCCCAAATTATATAGGCTCCATAACCCTCATAATAAGTAATACCAAACCTCttaataagtttatataTCACCAAAGGTATTACGGATGCAAAATTCTCAAAAAATATCATCATTCCATCGGCCAAACTCTGGGCATTGGGAAACATTCTTGCAAAGTGAATGGATGTGATAATGATCAGTCCACCAAACATCCCCCAGCAACAAAAACTAAACTTGACAATGAAACTGATATCATGATAAAAGTACAATAATATGAATCCGTAAAATCCAAAAGCAAAGCCGGCAATCATAACTAAGTATACACCAACAATGTCAACCAAGGGACCACCGATAGAGTATGCGATGAATTCGAATAGGAATATATTGAGTGATAGGTTACCGATCGCATCCCTTTGCTTGTCACACACGTACATATCAGGAATAGATTCACGTATTTCATTCTCAGTACACAAATGCTGAAATACTCTATCATTCACCAGGCTCCTTTCTATGGCAGGCCAGTTATGATATGTGCTAGATGAAAGTGATAGTATAATACAAAACACAGCTAGAACCCCAAAATTACTAAAGTTAAATGGAGTGGACTGCTCAAGTGAGTTATCACTAGATCCTCCTGCACTTGAAGTACCGGTGGAAGAACAATTATTGTCTTTACCGgacatattatatataccaTGTCATATATCCTATATTTAAAGCAATAGACTCGTTTAAAATCtactttaattttaatggataataataataaactaaCATTGTAATGAGTAATGAAAGTACACAAAATAGCTATACTAGAAATATGTTATAGACCATAGttataatacaaaaattGACCATAACAATCAggtatttatatttagacaaaattaatgataaaagtagaaaattagttatttaattcCCCATACGTTGTATCGATATAATTTGAACGATGTAAAATTCCGGAATGGTATTATTCCCTCATTGTGTAGTTTTCTAGTACTTTGTTGAATTCCACTTAGATGTGTAAACAAATCATATAGTAATAGATACCATGATGTCTTTTGTTTGTAGCACAATGAAAAGACAGGTGGAAAGAATCAAAACAACGGtgatgttaaaaattaccaaaaCCTTTAATCATTGGAATGGCAATTCCTTATCGTTCACAGTTATATTGTCCAAATCgtataattttcattaaaatgtgtattaaCCCCTTAAATATTTTGCTCACTTTTGATTAAAGTGGATGTTTCCAGATACTTGCTTATCAAGTGAAACCACATAAACATCCACGAACCAGTCATAACTTTCATGACTGGATTCTGAATGAAGTGTGTGAGTTGCTGGAAGGTTGTTAAAGTAAAACCATTTGTAATCATCTGATACATAAACACGGGTTTCAGAATACACACCCTTCGACTCTTGTCTTACGAAGTGTTTGGTATCGGGTAATTTTGGATCCTCTTTCAATACTACATGTTCGTTAAAGTCTTCATTTGACCCACAAAAGCTATTCATTAGATATGCAACAGAACTAAGGAAAACATCTTTCAAGTTATCGTATTTACATGGTCCACTGTTAAACacctttaaatattttttaagaTCCTCACTTGTTAAGGAAAGGCTACTACAAGAATTACTTTTGACTGTATTGGAGTTAGACTTCAAATCTGAGTGCAGACGGACGTTATTTGGGTCATAAGAATCTATAAAGTGTGCTAGTGATTGGCATATTTGATTTGAGATCACCGCTTTGTACCTCTTTGATGTCCCCAGAGTAATATGTGTAGaatgaaaattttcaattaaaACTGTTTCCTTTAATtgttctaataatttttcaagGTCATATGGAACATGTGAAGAATCTGAACATAATGCTTTGTGGGTTTCTACTTTAGTCTCAAAGTCTTTTGGGGGAATTGAAAATAGAGGTTTGTTAAGTTCTACTATTGCAAAAAAGACAACTCCTGGAACTAAAACTAGATACCTCATAGTTCCATGCTCTGCATTCTCCTCACTATACTCAGGAAATTCTGAGGTTTCAAAAGGAAGAGGCATCTTGTAAAGATGTCTATACATCAAACAAACTGAAAGTTCGTATAATGTAAGGGTGTTTAACATTTGTTTGATGTCAGAACTCCTATCTTTTAGGTATTTAGAAACCTTTTCAACATCCTCATTTATCATTTCCTGTGTTTTCTTATCCACTCCcagaaaaaataaagttatGTGAAAGTGGTCCTGCAAAACTATCTCTTCAGAGTCCCCCAATACACTTAAAACTTTAACAGTGAGATCATCTTTGGGAGTTTTACAGCTATTTACGTTTTGAAGTTGTTTGGAACCATTTGAACTGGTTGATGATGTTAGGTTTTTAGTAACTGAGAAAAGTTGTTCATGGAATCCGGATTTTTGAAGAAAGGGAAGAAAGAGTTCCAGATACTCATTATtaagtttattaaataaattaatataatcaaaAGTTTCGTCAACTGAATGTTTTACATTAATTCCTACGTAAAGTGGAGAAACTTTTGGAGAAGATTCCAAGGAATGCTTTAAATCTTTAACTACATTACTTTCACACATCGTTGAGTTCTCTAAAAACTTTTCAAGAGCTTCATCAAAATTTGAATCTTTCCCATTTAATaccatttaaattaataaataatttacaaaaaacttcaataactaataagaataaaaatctttttattatttctttcaTTAGTGAAGATTCTCactataaaaatattgCTGAATCAAAGGTTTCTTGAAATTGCAcatttatttgtttattattgtatattacgttttttaattaatatttttaaacattaatttttatccgtttttatttatgttatCTTCTTTGTTTATAGTTTGTACTAAGTATAATAACCTTTAAAAATGCATTTTAAAcattgtataatatttaaatattatgttaATTGATAATACAAATGAGAGTATTATTTGTTCATTCATAAATACAACCTCTAATGATCCTGTATCGGTCAATAATACATATACTCAGAATAACGCTGAACAACCAAGTGAAAATGTGCCCACTCTAAACGATATTAAACTTCTTGAGGATGATTTTCGGAGCGCAATTTCTGAATATAAGTCTTACAACTACTCTAAATCCTTCGAAACCTTTACAAAAGTTGCAGAAAATTCAATTTTGTATAAGGACTCAAACCTCGAGAAAAAgtcattaaaatatttatgtaaacTTAGTGTATTAAATGGAGATTATGAAAAGGCTCTATATTACTTGGCTAAACTGGATGTCAGTCCTAAATCACTCAGTTTGTTTGCAAGATGTTTATTACTGAAGTATGGAAAGACCAAAAACAAAAACTTgttatacacattaaaacaacttttaaatttaatattatctaaaacacaaaatgaaaataagtTAAATCAACAGAAATGCTAcaaagataattttaattttgtagttaaaaataatcttttGCTATGCCAAGTGTTTTGGGAGCTGGAAGAGTATGTATCATACTACAACTTGCTGGATAGAGTTAACTTCTACATTAATAAGTCAAAGAAAACTATTAAGAATAAGAATGTAATTCTGTTCAACAAGATTGCAAATCTTTCCTTTCCAACTAAATGTTACAATTGTATCGCTTTGCTTGAGAATCAATTGAATGAATCTGATTGTTTTGTAAAAGAActgaaaaataaaacttTTGACAGTTTTCATGATGAGAAAATTGATTTGGTTTATGAAATAACCATAAATTTGTTAGAAGAAGACGTGGAATTGAAGGTTAACCGAGGATCAGTACGGGATATTTTACAACAATTATTAGAGTTTTATGTAAATCTTGAAAAAACAAAGTGTGACTGGATAAATAAATACATGTATTTAAGTGTGgatattaatgaaaataaaattgtaagAACAGAAACTGACACTACGCCTGAAGCAAAGAGAGTTCGACAAAGCAGACAAGGACAAAGAGATGTAAAGAGAAGAGTAATAGCAGTGGAAGGAGCATCAGCAAAGtcaatatatttaaaaaactaCTGGACGTCtgtttgtaattttttctaCCTTAACAACTTTAATAATGCactaaattcaataattagTTCACATGTAGTGGCAAGGAATGAAGAAGAACTAGAAGAAGATGCAGTAGGAACAATATACCCAAGCGATATTGCAAGGTTCCTAAAATACTCAGAAAGCcaatataatttagataTAATGATGAATATGGGATTTAAAGGGAAATCGAATTTCTCAGAGAAAAGCagtttatatttgtttataaatttctttCATAACTTGAAAACAAATAGGCAATCAGTAgtttcattttcattaaagCTCCTTGAGTTTCTGCTAAAAAACCAACAAGTTGGAAGTAATTACACAGAATACCAACTCTTAATATCATATCTTTATACAAATGTAAACAAAACACTGGTAGAACTTGTTTATGATAGAAATAAAGGTGGGAAACAtgatgataataaaaacacTAAAGTTGCCCAAGATGTACTTCATAACACTTTGTTCAGATACaacaatttttttacaaGTAGTAACTGTTATGTCCAGAAGtttaaaagaataaatGAAAGATACTCAGGGAGAATACTGTTTACACTGTATAAAAATCTAAAATCATTACAGAGTAAAAATGACAGTAATAGAAATGGTTATAGCAAAGAAATTGAGGTGGTAAACTTGGCGTTTAACACCTGCTTGTTCCACACATATAAACTTTCAAAGAGGGACTTTTTAAAAAAGATACACCTACTGTATTTCCATACTAAAAGGTTATGGCCGAAAAGGCTGGAAATAAACGATTAcatatgtaaattaataaaacaatatagttatataatgCAGTATGAAACGAGAGATTTGGGGTTAAATTTCAGTTTTTGTGAAagaaaaaagaaaattaacACAAGAAATGggaaaataaaagaatacATCAATAAGCTTTTGAATAGTATGTCgaatttttcattaaatgaAACAAACTTGGAAGGCCATCtggataaatttgtaaaaaagTTCTTTATACTCCTGTCAAAACATGTAGATATTGGAGCAGTGAActgtatatattattacaacaAGGGAATGGATGAGGAAGATGATAAAATGAGAGAAGTGGCAATGATACATGACAAGTATGTTAACATGAATTGTGATAAACACTTCTTAAGTGAGTTACAGGAATTCTTGGTTGAAATCACATGCCTGATATCGGTGAGTGAAACCCTCCCGAAATGGACTAACAAACTCCTGCTTTTCCTAGGAGACATCCTATCTGTGATATCGTTCAGCCTCCATAAAAACATTACTAACATACAAGTTAATGATAAGTTCAACATACTAAATAACGTATCATTCAGCCATCA
Coding sequences:
- a CDS encoding uncharacterized protein (Tap349h10.p1c.C.cand.97 - score = 13.33;~SMART 23 transmembrane domains at aa 94-116, 120-142, 149-171, 181-200, 213-235, 264-286, 298-320, 324-346, 353-375, 385-407, 414-436, 462-484, 511-533, 548-567, 580-597, 607-629, 642-664, 674-696, 728-750, 754-776, 789-811, 821-843 and 967-989;~24 probable transmembrane helices predicted for TA07985 by TMHMM2.0 at aa 30-52, 94-116, 120-142, 149-171, 181-200, 213-235, 264-286, 298-320, 324-346, 353-375, 385-407, 414-436, 462-484, 511-533, 548-567, 580-597, 607-629, 642-664, 674-696, 728-750, 754-776, 789-811, 821-843 and 967-989), with the translated sequence MSGKDNNCSSTGTSSAGGSSDNSLEQSTPFNFSNFGVLAVFCIILSLSSSTYHNWPAIERSLVNDRVFQHLCTENEIRESIPDMYVCDKQRDAIGNLSLNIFLFEFIAYSIGGPLVDIVGVYLVMIAGFAFGFYGFILLYFYHDISFIVKFSFCCWGMFGGLIIITSIHFARMFPNAQSLADGMMIFFENFASVIPLVIYKLIKRFGITYYEGYGAYIIWGIVPSFTLALSFMPIKIISEKNKSSTNCLAKFFDFDFSSLSQKLICWQLWVNLIVFSIPVTSAMFYRKTFSAYFLNNPNLQRIFPLILLFVFLPIPFISALDQFLSVHLTSAFLYILYILAFLCFFYRTETHGLISMVLFCIAHSAEHQIMHYISKTHKEFESTLMGISYSVVFVVGFISQFVFDCIYKISPKLALYTIISLLFAATIFSVAFEIAKRDCDSSNNSGSQEQSSHLNLNRLRIVYVILWLFPFIFLSIVLSFNSFMKSEKSESKYCICKMPYYCYQKLVTTTMVFYSFSFYYACTVFTVISTIFKFCKLVSFEYDMHRFIWLLIYLGCFFIVSHFIIGLQFQFTDKKQESILKLLIVLFICKIFLFVYSKMNPSKTVIFLFSGFLVIYGYTFFLFIHMLTYYNFQITYIERSYIFSLIHWGRMFTLFLLLRFFYIKVSKYRLGYYSLWAFNTGYFTFFAIQLIYYFSYEMDRVLSFSICILPVPKFNKLCLPHIEPRSFCAKLFSVILVISNLAILISFEFCWTLIVVLIWFCFNDLITAICFTYIREKYKEEHSNMINWFILPISSVSLALFLALFICHVFMSDNRFNNNPYVYVLLICSFGVLSYYSNVSWFHTQYDLQSCCCKTESSCGCKTNGSCCCCFTKNCICCICRKCCCCKQPTPQCGCCKTSANECCCTADSCNCCKSTCDCCSSKSACCKCCTNCEKCVCICLKRIINKDNNIIFCFFECNFKSADHGFFAFFTGNNIGWLLFIGYFALSKEQNVFLSFR
- a CDS encoding uncharacterized protein (Tap349h10.p1c.C.cand.96 - score = 27.71), with the translated sequence MVLNGKDSNFDEALEKFLENSTMCESNVVKDLKHSLESSPKVSPLYVGINVKHSVDETFDYINLFNKLNNEYLELFLPFLQKSGFHEQLFSVTKNLTSSTSSNGSKQLQNVNSCKTPKDDLTVKVLSVLGDSEEIVLQDHFHITLFFLGVDKKTQEMINEDVEKVSKYLKDRSSDIKQMLNTLTLYELSVCLMYRHLYKMPLPFETSEFPEYSEENAEHGTMRYLVLVPGVVFFAIVELNKPLFSIPPKDFETKVETHKALCSDSSHVPYDLEKLLEQLKETVLIENFHSTHITLGTSKRYKAVISNQICQSLAHFIDSYDPNNVRLHSDLKSNSNTVKSNSCSSLSLTSEDLKKYLKVFNSGPCKYDNLKDVFLSSVAYLMNSFCGSNEDFNEHVVLKEDPKLPDTKHFVRQESKGVYSETRVYVSDDYKWFYFNNLPATHTLHSESSHESYDWFVDVYVVSLDKQVSGNIHFNQK